The Niabella beijingensis genomic interval ACAACAGCGCCGGTCTGCTATTATTATATAAAAAGGACCGATCTGACCAGTGCCGGCTCCCTGACAGAACTGCGTTTCAACAGCTGACATTTGGAGGCCCTGAACGGAAAGGGCAGGTCTCCATAACCACCCGGATCATTTGTACTAAAAAACAACAAACAGCTCAGTCAGCGGATGGTTTGAAATAATAGTTATCGTCCAGTAAGTATATGCTCTATTTTTAGTGTCTGTATATACGCATGCAACAATCATCTATTCAGCTTTTGTTCCGGGAAATAAGCCTGGGACAAAAGGAGGCTTTTAACCGGCTGTTTTACGACTTCTACGAACGGCTGGTGCAGTTTGCAGTGCAGTACACCAAACAACCCGAACCTGCCGAAGAAGTGGTTTCTACGGTATTCGTAAATATCTGGCAGAAGCGTGAGCGGCTTGCTGCCGTTAAAGCACCGGAGGTATATCTTTTTGTTGCTGTCAAAAATGGATGCCTGAACTTCCTGCGGCGATCTTCAAAAACAATAAGAACCGGTCCGGATACCGCAGAGCTTCCGGAAGGTTGCCGGAGTGACGGTGCCGAGTACAAAGAACTGGAGGTGATGATCAGTAATGCTATTGACCGGTTGCCCGTACAACGGCAGCTGATCTTCCGGCTGATCCGGGAAGAGGGGCTGAAAGCAAAAGAAGTGGCGGCGATCCTATCGGTCTCAGTGCGGACCGTTGAGAGCCAGCTTTACAAGGCGGTTAAAAGCCTCGCGGCGGCGTTGAGTGATTATCTGGGATACCATCCGCAACGCGACGGCCATCTGCGGGAAAAACTTTTTTCATTATTTTTTTAGAACCGGTAAGTAGAACCAACCAATTTTTTGTCCTTTTAAATGAAGCAATAATAATATGGACAGGGAAACATTTTTAACCTTGTTATCGAAAAAGATGAGAAATGAACTTTCGCCGGATGAGGAAGCACAGTTTCTGATTTGTGTGAAAGAGAATGACCGGTACCGCCAGCTTGCTGAAGCGATTGGAAACAGCAGCCGGCAGCGCATCGCCGTAGAAGGGATGGAAGGAAAACTAAAGGCGATCTGGGCGCGCATCGAAACGGCGCCGGAGCTGAAGACCAGACGGCCTTCTTTTTTACAGCCGCCTTTTTTCAGGATAGCGGCTGTATTGATCCTGGCAGCAGGTATAGGACTGGCGATCCGTTATTATTTCAAACCATTAAAAGATGACCCGATGATCGTATTGCAAACCACCAATGAAAAATTGTATACGACGTTGCCCGATGGAACGCAGGTAACGCTGAACTATCATTCCCTGCTGGAATACAATACGGACTTTGGTGATGAGAAACGGAAGATCATCCTGCAGGGGGAGGCTTTTTTTGATGTGACCGAGAATAAGAAAGTGCCGCTACAGGTGCTGGCCGGCCCCCTGGTGGTGGAGGTAAAAGGAACGGCGTTTAATGTGAATGCTTACAAAACCAATCCGGACGTGAAAGTGGTTTTGCTGAGAGGTGCTATCGAAGTATCAAGAAGAGGTGAGCAAACCGATAAGGTTTTATTGAAGCCGAATCAGTGGTTGCTGGCGCCTAATACAGGTTCAGGCGCTGTACATTTTAGTATCGACTCCGTTGATCAGGCCCTCGTTCGGCAGATGCACTGGAAAGACGATTCGCTGGTGTTTAAAAAGGAAAAACTGGAGGCGATCGCATTGCAGCTTGAAAAAAAATATGGAGTAACGATAGCAATAGAAAATGAAACGCTGAAAGCGAAACGGTTCAGCGGTATGCTGATCAATGAGAGTCTGACTGAAGGGCTGGAGGCGCTCCGGCTGGCATATCCCTTCAGCTATAAAATCGAAAATAAAAAAGTGAAGATCCGGTAAACAGTGGTTTGTAACAATTCTGAAAAACCGGCGTATAAAGTGTAATTAAACTTCATGAAGTTGTTAAGGAGGGGCCTCTTTATTGTTATCATAACTGTGCTGGCGGCAACTGCATACCCACAGGATAAAAAGATCTCGATCACTGCATTCGATCAGCCACTCAAATCCGTACTCGATGCAATTCAGCAGCGCAGCGGTTATAATATCATTTACAGTGATGAAATCGTCCAGGATTCAATAAAGGTGAATATTGATGTCAGCCAGCAACCGGTTGGGCAGATTCTGGACAGCCTGCTGCAACCGAACGGATTGTTCTATGCCAATCGCGATGCCGGTATGATCGTGATCGGAAGTACAGAGTTAAGGGAACAGAACCGGGCAGCCCGGACGCGTACCAGGGAACTGAAAGGGCGGATCGTGGATGCAGATGACCGGCCCGTGCCCTATGCATCTATCATGCTGCTGGAGGAGGACAAAAATGTTTCAGGTACTTCGGGGGAGAAGGACGGCAGCTTCAGTGTCCGGTATACATTTGAAGAAGGGATGGTTTATAAATTGCAGGCATCATCCATAGGATACCTGCCTTCGGTAACTACGTTTCAGTTTTCAGATACCCTGCAAATACCGCCCCTGGTACTGCAAAACGATAAAACAGCAATGCGTATGGTAACCGTGGAAGCAGCGAGGCCTTTTGTGGAACGGCGCGCCGACCGGTACATTGTCAATGTGGAGGGTTCACCGCTGGCGGATGGGAATAATGCACTGGAAGTGTTGCAAAAAACACCAGGTATATGGGTAGACCCCAACGGGGCAATCCGAATAAATGGTACCGGGACGGTAACCGTTATGATCAATGATGTGACACAGCGGATGTCCGCAGCTGATCTGGCAGAATACCTCCGTACCATCCGGTCGGAAAATATCAAAAAAATCGAAGTGATCGCTAACCCTCCCGCAGAATATGAAGCTTCCGGCACCGGGGGGATCATACATATTGTTCTGAAAAAGGCCAGGGACGAGGGTTTTACCGGTCAGGCCTCGGTGGTTTACAAGCCACAGAAAGGAAAACCGTACATGTCTTCCGGTATTACAGCACAGTATAAAATAAAAAAGTTATACCTTTTCGGGAACGGATTTCTTTCAAAGGAGGAACAGGTATATTATGCGCGTACCATTAATGATTATAAGGATGGTTCTTCTTATGATGGCGTAACCGATCGTATCAACAGGAACCGGCAAAGCAGTTACCTGGCAGGACTTGTATATGATATTTCCGATAAGCAATCCGTGAGCTTTCAGGGAGGCTCCACCCTGGTGAACCTGCGGCGGTATTTTAAGACCGGCATCGTTTTAAAGGACAGTGCCGGCATTCCTGTAACCGGTTATTCAGTGACCAACTGGCGGCGCATCCCGGCATTAACAACGGCAACCCTTAACTATAGTTATAAACTGGACACGCTGGGCTCGATGTTTAAACTGCTGGCAGATTATGTAAGAGGAAAGAAGACAGAGGACATGGATGTTACATCTGCTTACACAGATCCGCTTCGCGATACCGTTTACCGGAACCAGTACCCCAGCAGTACGGAAATTTACAGTGGCCAGGCGGACTATGTAAAACAATTCAGTTCCCGTATCAAGTTGCAGACCGGAGTGAAATATGTAGCAACGCGAAGGGACAACACCGTTACAACTGAATACCCGGGCGATCAGGGCTGGACGGCAGATCCGGCGGCAAGTAATCAGTTTATCTATGATGAGAATCTGTTAATGGGATATGCGGCAGCAGAGCGCTCTGTACAACGCACCAGTATCAAGCTGGGTGTAAGGGCAGAAGAGACCTATATGAAAGGAAATAATGTTACATCCGGCCAGCAATTTTCCCGGAGATACCTCAACCTGTTCCCCTCTGCATTTATATTACAGAATCTGAACCGTAAATCTGTTCCGGCTTCCCTCTCCTTTAGTTATAGCCGCAGGATCCGAAGGCCACAGTTCGGCGACCTGAATCCCTTCCGGCTGCGCATCGGCGATTACAGTGTGGTGGTTGGTAACCCCGACCTGCTGCCTGAATATTCGAATAATTTTAAACTGGGGTATAATTTCTGGAAAGGTTATATGGCCAGCCTTCAGTACCAACGTACCAGTAATATCATTGCCGAATTTGCCAACCCGCAGGAAAATGGAGTGATCGAGTACCAGACGCGGAACTTTGATCACCGGGTAACGTATGGGGCTTCATTATATGCCCCGGTAAAAATCACAAAATGGTGGACCGCTAATACTTATGCCGGTGTTTTTTATACGGCCTATATCATCAATGATTTTGAGCTTGCTCAAACGACCCTGAACCTGAATACCTATCAGGTTTTTACGCTGAAAAGCAATATTGATTTTACACTTTCCGCTATTTACAGTTCCCCGTATGTGGCAGGCAATACAAAAAATGCCTCTTTGTTTATAACCGATGTGTCCGCAGGCAAAAAATTCTTTGATAACAAACTGCGTGTGCGGGTAATGCTTACCGATATATTCAATACGTTCCGGGAAAAATCCCTAACTACTTTTAACGGTGTCCGGATCGATTTTTACCAGAAGCGGCCTACCCGTGCTGTTGGTATCTCGGTGAACTATATCCTGAATGCCGGTAAAAAAATAAAAGATAAAAAAGTAGAACAGAGCGCTGAAGAAGAAAAGAACCGTATTTAAATGATCGCGTCTATGTACCCGGAAGCGGATTTTCGGAGTGGTGGCGTAACTTAGCGGTATGCAGGATCAGCGTATCATTATAATGGGTGTTTCAGGGAGTGGTAAAACAACGGTAGGAAAGGCGCTGGCCGCAGCAAGGGGATACCGCTTTATAGACGGGGATGACCTGCATCCTCCCGGTAACATCGAGAAAATGCGGAATGGCATTCCGCTCACAGACGAAGACCGCTGGGAGTGGCTGGAGCGGATCGGTAATGAAATGGCAGAGATCAATGAAGAAGGTGTTACTGCCGTAGCTGCCTGTTCTGCACTGAGAAAGCGCTACAGGGATGTATTGCGGCACAACAGCGCTGTAATGGTGTTTATCTATCTTAAAGGAACTTTTGAACAGATACATCAGCTATTGGCAACACGTAAAGGGCATTTTATGCCTGTAAAACTGTTGGAAAGCCAGTTCGCGGCGCTGGAAGAACCGGCGAAAGACGAAGCTGATTGTTATGCGATCCCCTTGTCGGATCTTAAAGAGGAACTTGATCAGGTCAATGCAGTGCTTACCCGCAACGGCTTTTTATAAATGGTTCTGATGGACGGATATATCCGGTTTTTCTTGATTGGATAAAACAAAGCAGCTGTCTGACTGCAGGTGCTGAACAGCAAAATGAGATCTTGTCCGGCTTCTGTCGTATCCTGTACCACCGGTGTCGTATCCCGGGAAAAATATTTTAGCGTATTTTCGGTAAAATACTTGCCATGGCCCTGATAATTCTCGTATTTGGAATCCTGTTGTTGTTGCTGCTGATCACTGTTGTTAAACTTAATGCATTCATCTCCCTGATCCTGGTGACGCTCTTGATCGGTCTTTGTAACGGGATGGAGCCTGTGCAGCTGGCCCTTGCCCTGAACAAGGGAGTAGGGGATACGATGGGATCTGTATTATTAGTGCTGGGGTTTGGGGTGTTGCTGGGGGCACTGCTTACGGAAACCGGTGCCACGCAACAGATCTGCGGCGGACTGCTCCGTTTCTTTGGCCCGGCAAGGGCGAAGATCGCACTGGCGGTCACTGGTTTTGCTGTAGGGCTGGCGTTGTTTTATAATGCAGGTTTCGTGGTGCTGATACCGCTTGTGTTCATCATTGCCCGGCAAACCGGCGCCCCGTTGGTACCGCTGGCAATAGCAATGGCGGCACCACTTTCCATTACGCACGGTTTTTTACCGCCCCATCCCGGTCCTACGGCTATCGCGGCCCTTTTTAAGGCGGATCTTGGCAGAACATTGGTCTACGGTATCTGCATCGCAATCCCGACCCTTATCCTCGCCGGTATATGCTTCCCGGGGCTTTTAAAAAAAATAAAAGCGACGCCGCCTGCGGGTATGGTAGGCAGTGAGCAGGCCATGGATGTTCCCCTGCCGGGTTTTGGTATCAGTCTTTTCACGGCGCTGATCCCGGTATTGTTAATGGCTGCTGCCACTATTTGCACCCTGCTTCATATGGAAAAAAGCCGTTTGGGCGCCCTGATACTTTTTGCCGGTGAGCCGGCGATCGCCATGTTCATTGCTATTATCTGTGCCCTGTTGTTTTTAGGACTGTTCCGGAAGATCCCTGTAAAAACGTTGATGGACCGGACAGGTGGTGCTGTTCCGGCGGTTGCTTCGATCATCCTTATCGTGGCCGCAGGCGGGGCATTAAAGGAAGTGCTGATCCAGAGTAAAACGGGAGACGCCATTTCGCTGTTCTTTATGCAATCCTCCATGACGCCCCTGCTGCTGGGCTGGCTGGTGGCCACACTTATCCGTATTGCGGTAGGGTCCGCTACAGTTGCGGGTCTTACCGCAGCAGGTATCGTACAGCCGCTGATCGCTACGCTGCATGTAAAACCGGAGCTGATGGTGCTTTCCATTGGCGCGGGCAGTCTCATGTGTTCTCATGTGAATGACACCGGCTTCTGGATGTTCAAGGAATACCTGGGGCTTAGCGTTGCTGATACGTTTAAAACCTGGACTGTTATGGAATCCATTATCGGAGTGGCCGGACTGCTGGGTGTATTGCTGCTGAATGTATTGGTGTGATTTTCTTTATATGGATTAATAATTCCAGCTGCTTTTTGGATAATCCCGCAGAGGAGCAATGACCGGATTACAGATTAAAAAAAGCGGTGTTTTCTTTTCTGTCCCGCCGATTGCACAGGCTTTTGATACAGCCCTTTTATTTGGCCGCAGGCACACCGGGCAATACCGGCAGACTTTCATTACCGTTCTGGCTGACGGATTGAATGGCGAAGAAATAATTGTCTTTTGAGTAAGGGATAGTGATGGCGGTGCTGGTGGTAAAGATCTTTTTTTCCCACCGGGCACTGCTGGTTTCCCGCAGCAACAGATAGTAGCCGGAGCCGTTAGCAACAGGATCCCATTTTACCGTAGTGGAATTTTCCAGCCCTTTTGTAACGTATATGACGTTCTTTGGCACCAGCGGTGCTTTTGCAAGGTTGGCCAGTGTAACCAGATTGAGTGCCGTATTTTTTCTCAGGTACTCAAAGTCCATAAATTCCGGCAGGTCGCCATATTGCGTACCGTTCTCGGTTCGCAGGTCCTGGTGCTGGTGTTCAAAGTTCTCATTCATTTCAGTGATGCGCACGGCGGTATAACCCTTCTCAACAAACGGACTGTGGTCGCCATTGCGGAGGAACCGGTCGTTGCGGTAAACAAGCTTTACCGTCATGTTGTCTACATAACGTTCACCCACTTCTTTGAAGTAGCGCGCCAGTTGCCGCGGGGCACCATCATTTTCCAGGCCAAGAGACCGGATCTTTGCAAATCTCGCGGGATCCGTACCCAAAGGGATGCCTTCGCTGAAAACGCGTACCTGGGTATTGTTGATCACCCGGGTTTCGTTGCTGTTATTGCTCCCGATGATATCATTGTTGAGCAACGCTTCCAGCTGCCACTTTTTTTCCTGCAAACTGCTGGCCAGGAACCTGGCACCCAGCAGTCCCTGCTCTTCACCGGAGGTAGCCACAAAAACCACTGTTGCCGGGAAAGGCTGCCGGCTCATGATCCTGGCGCACTCTATTACAGCTGCTACCCCGCTGCCATCATCATTGGCTCCGGGTGCACTACCCGTCCGGTCCATTACATCGCTGCGCCGGCTGTCGAGGTGGCCGGTGATCATAAATACCCGGTGGTCCTGCGGATCGGTCCCTTTTAAAACCGCCACCACGTTCCCCAACACAAAGGAGTTGTCTACCCGTTTGCCATCGGGATTGTAGGTGATGGTATCGATAAAAGAAGAGAGCCTTTTCCCGTCGCCGGCAAATTGCCGGAATTTATGAAGCACCCATTGCTGTGCTGCACCGATGCCTTCTTTGTTTTCAGAAAGCCTGCTCAAAGTATGGCGGGTGTTGAATTGCATCAGTGCGGTAATGTATGATTTTAACGAGTCGGCAGAAACCTCTTGCACCATTTTTTCGATTACGGGGTCTTTGTGGATAATGGTTTGGGCATGAATGCGGAGCACTGAGCAGCAAATCAGGCCATATAGCATATATTTTTTTATCATACAGAAATGGATTGGAGAATTCAAAAGTAGTAAAAAGCAGGCAGGAGTTGAACACATGACATTGGTTTAGGCAGCGTACTTTTTTTACTTTAAATTTAACGCAGTATAAAAACAGAAAGGATAGCAGAAAGTGAAACTCCGACAAACTCCTAAAACGCATTTTAGTACATGCGGATTTATATTAATTACCGGGATCCTGGTATTCCTGATAGGGATCTGTTTTAATGCGGACGCAACCCTTTGGAGTATATTCATTCTTTATTATTTGTTAACCACGCTGCCTGCCGTGTATCTTCATATCCTCTATTATTTAAAAAATAAAGGAGAAGCGATTGAATTGAAGCCTGATCAGATCATTGTTTTACGATCGAGTAGGGAGCAGGTTTACACGGGTAAAGATATTTCAAAGATCATCGTCTGTAAGTCGGCAAACATGGATAACGGTATTCCAATGATGGCAGTGGAATATTATTATTACGCCGAAATCGTAATGAACAATGGGGAGAATGTGGTTATAACCTGTCTTATGTCCAGAAAAATAGACGCGATCTTAAAGGGATATCTGAATGTCTCATTTTATCGCGATAAAAATGTTTTTAGTCTGTTTAAATGGCGGAAATCAATTTCAGCTGTTACTTTATAATATCTGGTGCTCTTAAAAAGAATATAAGCCCCGCCAGTGGCAATCATCGATCATTAGTTGTACCGGAACGTACGATGTTTCTTTTAACAACCTGAAAACCGCTGTTTATGTTGAATGTCTGAATGAGAATTTTTTAAGCTTAAACCCGGAACCTGATATACAGCAGTGGCGACCTTCAACGGGAGATGCCGAAGCAGATCGGCAAGTGGTCGAGGAATTCAATCAGGGAATTTATAACTGGACAGACTATTTTCAAGAATAAACAACTAATTTTAAAAGTAAATGTTAAGTTTATATTATAAAATTTGGATCGATTGTATCGTCAGGGGTAGATCACAGGAGAATAATAAGAAAAACTGGAAAGTGATGAGTATTTTATTCATGACCTTAGCGATGTCTTTTAATCTCATTGTTTTTATAATTAGTTTTAGAAAAATTTGTAGTAAAAAGAGATTTTTATACAATTAATATTCCACAACTTAGAGGCTATTTGAAAAGTTTTGTCAGTTTTGTATTGTTATATTTTTCTCCATGCTTAATTGCCAATTATTTTTTGATTTTTAAAAATCAAAAGTATAAAGCTGTAATAGAGAAATACCCGTATAATAACGGTAAACTTTTTGTGGCATATTTTTTTATATCAATGCTGTCGCCAATAATATATATGTGGATCGGCATTTTTTTTCTATCATAACTTTAGCACTTCCGGCGTAATAATCCTGCGCATGCGAAATCATCCATCTTGTAATTGATGGTATTGGCTGTCAGGTGCGTGCCAATATTTTTTGCAGGTGAAACAGCAGAAATACACTGCAGCGGCCGGTTTACTTCTGACAAATACGCGATCTTTTGCCGAATGGAACAGTTTCTGGTCGTATAAAAGAAGCGAAGGGGAGCGATAAACAAACGTTACATGTGCTTAATAAGTTGGTATAGCGGACAATGTTATTGTACCTTTTAATACCTTTGAGGAGCGACTAAAAAATAGAAACCACACTAAAATTATATATAGTTTTATGATTGTTTTTTTTGATTTTCTATTTTACAATATCTCTAAGAAAATAGGGCTCGATAAAGAAGGGAATCCAAATTCAGATGCTGCTTTTATTCTGAGCGTGTTACAGTTTTTTAATATTAATGCCACAGTGCTTCTGATTTTAATCTTCAGAGGGTATGGCACTGAATCGATCAATAAATATGTTGCAGGAGGAATTTTATTGACTCTGATTATTTTTACCCATATCCGTTACTTCTATATCAAAAAATTCGATTATCACGCTATTGGTATGCGATGGGAAGCTAAATCGGAACGGTATAAAAGTAAATTCGACGCAATTATGTGGATTTATATTGTTATCAGTATTGTACTCTTTATCGCTGCGTTAATCAAGGCTGGCAGCTGGGGAAGATAAATGAAATATATTAAACATAACGAATGTATCTTTTAATGTGACTGGGCACACCTTATTTCGTGAATATTTTTGGTAGATATACTTTTAATTCATAAACGCCTTAAGAAGGACCTTCATACCACCGTTTCCTTATTGTATTTCAGCTTGTACTCCATCGGCGACAGCCCGGTGATCTTCCGGAATACTTCCCGGAAGGCCTTGGTATCGGAGTAACCCACCTCATACATTACCTCATTAATGGTTTTGCGGGTGGTTTCAAAAGCTTTCTTGGCTGATTCGATCTTTACCCGCTGCAAGTACTCAACCGGTGTGTTGTTGGTGGCCTTGATGAAGCGCCGGTCGAAGTTCCTCCTGCCTACCGCCAGCTTTTTTGAAAGCTCCTCAAAAGAGATCTTTTCCTCAAAATGTTCTTCGATATAAATCTGTGCTTTTTTTATCACTTCATCGCCATGCGATTTCTGCCCGGTGAAAATGGTAAAAGCCGACTGGGTATGCCGGTCGATCTCCACTTGCAGGATCTTGGAACAATAAATAGCTGTGGGGCGGTCGTAATATTTCTCAACCAGGTAAAGCAACAGGTTCAGAAAAGAAAAACCACCGCCGTTGGTATAAATACCTTCTTCGTCGGTAATGAGCTTTTCGGTTTTCAGGTGTACCCCGGGAAACAGGTCTTTGAAATTTTCGGCGGCGTTCCAGTGTATGGAGCAATTTTTTTTATGGAGCAGCCCGGTACTCGCCAGCATATAGGCGCCGGTGCACATACTGGCAACCTCAGCGCCCATTTTATACTGCTCCCTGATCCAGTCGGTGAGCAGTATGTTGCCCGCTGCCGCTTTTTTAAAGTCAATGGTCAGGGAAGGGATCAGGATCAGGTCGGTCCTGGAGATAGACGCGATATGGGCCTGCGGCTTTACGGTCAGCAGCCCGTCAAGGAATGCTGATTCGTGCGATACGCCTGCCGTTTCGATCCGGAACAGCGGATTTCTGTCAGTGGCCTGCCAGTAGTTATTGGCACAGGTAAATACCTGGTGGGCACCTACAATACAGGAAACGGTACTGGGAGCAGCTTGTGCATCGGGTATGAGGATGGTAAGATGTTTCATACATTGTTTTTTGGAGTTCAGTGATCGGAAAATATCAGCCACACAAATTCGGCAGGACATACAAAATTAAAGAAAACATCTGTCCGGATCAACCCGTTACAAAGTCTGTTTTACACCCCCTGTCCACGGGTGGGTCACACTACCTTTGGGGTAGTAAGCAGGTATTCAACAATATTTCTCATTTAAAAATATCAGAAAATGAAAAGCCAGGATTTTACAACAACAATTGCAGTGGCCGCAACACCGGAAACCGTTTTCAATGCCGTGAATAATGTGCGCGGCTGGTGGTCCGAAAATATTGAAGGCAGCACCGACCAGCTCAACAGCGAGTTTGAGTATCACTACCAGGATGTGCATCGTTCCCGGATGCGGATCACCGGACTGGAGCCCAATAAAAAAGTGGTATGGAAGGTGCTGGATAATTATTTTAAATTCACGGCGGATGAAACGGAATGGAAAGGCACGCAGGTGATCTTTGAGCTTTCCGAAAAGAACGGAGAAACAATATTACAGTTTACGCATCAGGGGCTGGTGCCGGAATATGAATGTTACAATGTATGCCATGATGCCTGGACGCACTATATCCAGGACAGCCTGAAGGCGCTTATTATTACGGGCAAAGGCAAACCGACTCCCAGGGAAACTGAAACGGGCGGCATCCCTGCTTCCCAGAAGAATGCTGTACTGAATTTGCCCGCAGGAAAAAGTATCTGTCACCGGCTGCTGATCAAAGCTCCCGTGGAGAAGGTATATGAAGCCGTAACAACCCGGGAGGGCCTGGCAGGCTGGTGGACCCCCGATACTGTGGCCCGGCCGGAAGTGGGTGCTGTATTACGATTTGCTTTTGGTCCCGATTATTTCAAAGAGATGGAGGTTCTGGAACTTCAGCCTTACAGCCGGGTGCAATGGCGTTGCCTCAAAGCATTTGAGGACTGGATCGGTACTACGCTCACATTTGAGCTGAGCCCACACAAAGACGGCTGTGTATTACTTTTCCATCACGATGGGTGGAAGGAGTATACGCCGGAGTTCGCTTCCTGCAGTTTTGATTGGGCGCTTTTTTTCCGAAGCCTGAAATTCCTTTGCGAAACCGGCAAAGGATTTCCTTACCCGGACTTCAATCAATAATATTTGTGCAGCGCCGGATTATTTCCCATTGGGTTCATATGTTTCTTTTACAGTGCCAATTGCCTCTAATAAGGCAATTTTTTTTGTACCTGGAGATGCCGGGGCCCCGGAGATGAAGGTCTAGCTAGTGGTTGGTGTGGATGCGGTGTGCGGTTCACAGGATCTGATCGTCATTGTTTCCTGTAGTAAAAGTGTTGTTTGATTCCCATGACGGGCCGCTATGGCTGCGGATTTACGCGGTGCTTTAACAACAGGTTCCCACCGGAACGAAATTGTTTATTCTTGGGTAATTATTTTAATTTTACAACGATAAGGATGACCCTCATATTTTGATTTTTCTCTCCCGTGTTTTTGCTCCGTGTTTTGTTCTACTGTTACTACTCATTCATCCTTGTTTTTATAGAAATAACGGTTCAGTAAAGAAGAACTGACCCCTCCCGGAAAGGTGTTTATTGAGTTCGTGTTGAGCCCGTAGTCTCCCCGGAGGGTATGTTCAGCAATATTGGTCAACACTAAATACAATGAATTATGAAGCTTAAAGTACTGTTTATAACTGCTTCGGTTTATCTGGGGCTGTCCGGCCTGGGTTTTATTATGATACCACAGATCTTTGGTACGGGAGCCGTACCGCCCGATCCGTCTCCCGAGTTACTCACCTATTTAAGGGTCTTTGGAAGTCCGTTGCTGGGTATCGCGGTCCTGGATTGGATGGCACGAAACGA includes:
- a CDS encoding GlxA family transcriptional regulator; this translates as MKHLTILIPDAQAAPSTVSCIVGAHQVFTCANNYWQATDRNPLFRIETAGVSHESAFLDGLLTVKPQAHIASISRTDLILIPSLTIDFKKAAAGNILLTDWIREQYKMGAEVASMCTGAYMLASTGLLHKKNCSIHWNAAENFKDLFPGVHLKTEKLITDEEGIYTNGGGFSFLNLLLYLVEKYYDRPTAIYCSKILQVEIDRHTQSAFTIFTGQKSHGDEVIKKAQIYIEEHFEEKISFEELSKKLAVGRRNFDRRFIKATNNTPVEYLQRVKIESAKKAFETTRKTINEVMYEVGYSDTKAFREVFRKITGLSPMEYKLKYNKETVV
- a CDS encoding SRPBCC family protein is translated as MKSQDFTTTIAVAATPETVFNAVNNVRGWWSENIEGSTDQLNSEFEYHYQDVHRSRMRITGLEPNKKVVWKVLDNYFKFTADETEWKGTQVIFELSEKNGETILQFTHQGLVPEYECYNVCHDAWTHYIQDSLKALIITGKGKPTPRETETGGIPASQKNAVLNLPAGKSICHRLLIKAPVEKVYEAVTTREGLAGWWTPDTVARPEVGAVLRFAFGPDYFKEMEVLELQPYSRVQWRCLKAFEDWIGTTLTFELSPHKDGCVLLFHHDGWKEYTPEFASCSFDWALFFRSLKFLCETGKGFPYPDFNQ